A part of Brassica rapa cultivar Chiifu-401-42 chromosome A05, CAAS_Brap_v3.01, whole genome shotgun sequence genomic DNA contains:
- the LOC103866883 gene encoding probable LRR receptor-like serine/threonine-protein kinase At1g34110: protein MVSPVSLSLILSFSFLFLSPSLSSPSELDILLDIKSSLDPQKRFLTSWTPDSDPCSPGSFDGVACDGNRRVANISLQGMGLTGTIPPSIGLLTSLTGLYLHFNSLTGQIPKDISNLPFLADLYLNVNNLSGEIPPQIGDLDNLQVLQLCYNKLSGSIPTQLGSLNKITVLALQYNQLSGAIPASLGDIRTLTRLDLSFNDLFGPVPVKLAGAPLLEVLDIRNNSFSGFVPSGLKRLNNGFHYTNNHGLCGDGFTDLKPCTGSNEPNLNRPDPTNPKTFRTTDDVKPESADLQRSNCSNNNGGCSSKASKSAPLGVVMGLIGSLLAVAVFAGSTFTWYRRRKQRIGSSLDAMDSRVSTEYNFKEPSRRKSSSPLISLEYSRGWDPLGRGQNSNNNSALSQEVFDSFMFNLEEIERATQSFSEVNLLGKSNVSSVYKGTLRDGSVAAIKCIAKSSCKSDESEFLRGLKMLTLLKHENLVRLRGFCCSKGRGECFLIYEFVPNGNLLQYLDVKDESGDVLEWTTRVTIINGIARGIVYLHGENGNKPAIVHQNLSAEKILIDHWYNPSLADSGLHKLFTDDIVFSKLKASAAMGYLAPEYITTGRFTDKSDVYAFGMILLQILSGKSKISHLMILQAVESGRLNEDFIDPNLRKKFPETEAAQLARLGLLCTHESSNQRPSMADVVKELNKLS, encoded by the exons ATGGTTTCCCCTGTCTCACTCTCCCTCATCCtctccttctccttcctcttcctTTCACCTTCACTATCTTCCCCATCAGAGCTCGACATTCTCCTCGACATCAAATCCTCTCTCGACCCACAGAAACGCTTCCTCACTTCATGGACTCCGGACTCCGACCCTTGCTCCCCCGGCTCCTTCGACGGTGTCGCCTGCGACGGAAACCGCCGCGTAGCTAACATATCTCTCCAAGGAATGGGTCTAACCGGAACCATCCCTCCTTCCATCGGTCTCCTCACTAGCTTAACCGGTTTATACCTACACTTCAACTCCTTAACCGGTCAGATTCCTAAAGATATCTCAAATCTACCTTTCCTCGCCGATTTATACCTCAACGTCAACAATCTCTCCGGTGAAATCCCTCCTCAAATCGGAGACTTAGACAATCTTCAAG TTCTTCAGTTATGTTACAACAAGTTAAGTGGGAGTATACCAACACAGTTAGGTTCTCTCAACAAGATCACTGTCTTGGCTTTACAGTATAACCAACTCTCCGGTGCTATACCGGCAAGTTTAGGCGATATCCGTACGTTAACGAGGCTTGATTTGAGCTTCAACGATCTCTTTGGTCCTGTTCCGGTTAAACTCGCCGGTGCTCCTCTGCTTGAAGTTCTTGACATTCGCAACAACTCCTTCTCCGGCTTTGTTCCCTCTG GTTTGAAGAGGCTAAACAATGGGTTCCACTATACAAACAACCACGGTTTATGCGGAGATGGTTTCACAGATTTGAAACCTTGTACCGGTTCTAACGAACCGAACCTAAACCGTCCCGACCCAACAAACCCAAAGACTTTCAGAACAACCGATGATGTTAAACCGGAATCTGCAGACTTACAAAGAAGCAACTGCAGCAACAACAACGGCGGGTGCTCATCAAAAGCCTCTAAGTCAGCACCTTTGGGAGTCGTCATGGGACTAATAGGATCATTACTCGCAGTTGCAGTCTTCGCTGGCTCAACGTTCACATGGTACAGACGAAGGAAACAGAGGATTGGAAGCAGTCTTGATGCTATGGACAGTAGGGTAAGCACTGAGTACAACTTCAAAGAACCTTCCAGAAGAAAAAGCTCTTCTCCGTTGATCAGCTTAGAGTACTCGAGGGGTTGGGATCCCTTAGGTAGAGGACAGAACAGTAACAACAACAGTGCGTTGTCTCAAGAAGTCTTTGACAGCTTTATGTTCAACCTCGAGGAGATTGAGAGAGCCACTCAGAGCTTCTCTGAGGTTAATCTGCTGGGGAAGAGTAACGTCTCTTCGGTTTATAAAGGTACCCTTAGAGACGGCTCTGTTGCAGCCATCAAATGTATAGCGAAATCGAGCTGTAAGTCAGATGAATCGGAGTTTCTCAGAGGGTTGAAGATGCTGACGTTGCTGAAGCACGAAAATTTAGTGAGGCTGAGAGGCTTTTGCTGCTCAAAAGGGAGAGGAGAGTGTTTCCTTATCTACGAGTTCGTCCCTAATGGTAATCTCTTGCAGTATCTTGACGTCAAGGATGAGAGTGGTGATGTTCTTGAATGGACTACTCGAGTTACCATCATAAATGGAATCGCCAGAG gCATTGTTTACTTGCATGGAGAGAATGGGAATAAGCCTgcaatagttcaccagaatctATCAGCAGAGAAGATCCTCATTGACCATTGGTATAATCCTTCTCTTGCGGACTCCGGTCTCCACAAGCTTTTCACAGATGATATCGTCTTCTCGAAGCTCAAAGCAAGTGCTGCGATGGGATACTTAGCTCCTGAGTACATAACTACAGGAAGGTTCACTGACAAGAGCGACGTCTACGCCTTTGGTATGATTCTGTTGCAGATACTCAGTGGCAAAAGCAAAATCAGCCATTTGATGATCTTACAAGCTGTAGAGTCTGGAAGACTGAACGAAGATTTCATCGATCCAAATCTTAGAAAGAAGTTCCCGGAGACAGAAGCTGCTCAGCTCGCTAGACTTGGTCTTCTCTGCACTCATGAATCCTCAAACCAGAGACCATCCATGGCAGATGTTGTGAAAGAACTGAATAAACTCTCATGA